A genome region from bacterium includes the following:
- a CDS encoding O-antigen ligase family protein, producing the protein MEVVKDKLLKYCDWLVGAFLILFVFWSPISITGAQTAVSFALLFWLVRMFLTKKFCLARNPLNIPIVAFLVAAAIGVIMAVNFKHSLKAYMTLGWMFIFFLIVNNVKDTIQFKRLVRILVLITTIGGAYGIFQHLTKIDFFGNVKHLRLPMARSTGFFDGPATFGNYILLVLPVVIGLSSYIRIRRKKRWLQLSGLIILTAIIFSYGRAVWIGLIVGLIFMGILGSRRLLLSILAGIMICSILILALPSLEFAQRVAGTVKSKHPVGDRTEFWEGSLRILRDYPITGVGWEGFRKVYPRYRPSEEEKSVSNAHNNFVDVAVDSGLLGLGIFLWLLVTIYKVGFHIFKELEDGYFKGFVWGFLGSLTAFLIAGLSQYNFGDSEVVMLFYFLLGMVMVIPRIKEAK; encoded by the coding sequence ATGGAAGTCGTTAAAGATAAATTATTGAAATATTGCGATTGGTTGGTTGGGGCTTTTCTTATTCTGTTTGTCTTCTGGTCACCGATTTCCATTACCGGAGCCCAGACCGCCGTATCTTTTGCACTTTTGTTTTGGTTAGTCAGGATGTTCTTGACGAAAAAATTTTGCCTGGCGAGAAATCCCCTTAATATACCAATTGTCGCCTTTCTGGTTGCTGCAGCTATAGGGGTAATTATGGCAGTAAATTTTAAACATAGCCTGAAAGCCTATATGACTCTGGGCTGGATGTTTATTTTTTTCCTAATTGTGAATAATGTCAAAGACACAATTCAGTTTAAGAGGCTAGTGCGAATTCTGGTTTTGATTACTACGATTGGAGGAGCCTACGGCATTTTCCAGCATCTTACCAAAATAGATTTTTTCGGCAACGTTAAGCATCTCCGCTTGCCTATGGCCAGAAGTACAGGTTTCTTTGACGGTCCGGCGACTTTTGGAAACTATATATTGTTGGTCTTGCCAGTGGTAATTGGCTTGTCTTCTTATATTAGGATAAGAAGGAAGAAACGCTGGTTGCAGTTGTCAGGGTTGATTATCCTGACTGCCATAATCTTTTCATATGGTCGGGCGGTGTGGATAGGATTGATTGTCGGATTGATATTTATGGGTATTTTGGGTAGCAGAAGATTGCTTCTGTCAATTTTAGCTGGAATTATGATTTGTTCTATTTTGATTCTAGCTCTCCCTTCCTTGGAATTCGCTCAGCGGGTGGCGGGAACTGTTAAGTCCAAGCATCCAGTTGGAGATAGAACAGAGTTCTGGGAGGGAAGTCTGAGAATATTAAGAGATTATCCGATTACAGGGGTGGGTTGGGAAGGCTTTAGAAAAGTGTACCCAAGGTATAGGCCGAGCGAAGAGGAGAAGTCGGTAAGCAATGCTCACAACAATTTCGTGGATGTGGCTGTGGACAGTGGACTTTTGGGATTGGGTATATTTCTCTGGCTCTTGGTAACCATTTACAAGGTTGGTTTTCACATTTTCAAGGAACTGGAGGACGGGTATTTTAAAGGTTTTGTATGGGGATTTCTGGGATCGCTTACCGCTTTTCTAATTGCCGGATTGAGTCAGTATAATTTTGGGGATTCAGAAGTAGTCATGCTTTTCTATTTCCTTCTCGGTATGGTTATGGTTATTCCCAGGATAAAAGAAGCAAAATAA
- a CDS encoding nucleoside-diphosphate sugar epimerase/dehydratase encodes MKINYFIHKYRRLFTIVVHFILVIIAYVGAFYLRFDFRLRSEYFPIILKTLPLLIIIKMAIFYYYGLFSGLWRYASIDDLWRIIKANFFSTAVFILGVVFIYNIVGYPRSIFFLDGILCIAFIGGLRFVTRLFIEIFKPVSAKINKRVIIVGAGEAGVMVLRECRNNPAMNMEIVGFIDDNPTKKNLRIQGIKILGTKHDIPAIVNKYGVEEIILAIPSAKGKIIREIISHCQIPNVKLKIVPGLQKILSGDLEVRPRGVKPEDLLGRETVEIDAQEISHYIRNKRILVTGAGGSIGSALCQQIALFSPKELMFYDHNENNVYFLEVEFKTKYPQVKFTTIIGDIKDIGLLKHTFSRYKPHVIFHSAAHKHVPLMEENPAAAVKNNIIGTRNLIYAANHYGVERFVLISTDKAVNPKSIMGATKRISEMILQAKAKDSKTRFMAVRFGNVLGSDGSVIPLFKKQIEERGPVTVTHPEAKRYFMSASEAAQLVLQAGAIGKKGEIFILDMGEQIKILDLARNLITLSGLKLDKDIFIKFIGLRPGEKLYEETLHDVEKDKTTKYEKIYIAQANEFESRILRNQVKELERLAHMMDTKRILNKIHEIVPSYVPDQENKN; translated from the coding sequence ATGAAGATAAATTATTTTATTCATAAATATCGCCGTCTTTTTACTATAGTTGTTCATTTTATCTTAGTCATTATTGCGTATGTAGGTGCTTTCTACTTGCGCTTTGATTTTCGATTAAGAAGTGAGTATTTTCCAATTATTTTAAAAACATTACCTCTTTTGATTATTATTAAGATGGCTATCTTTTATTATTATGGACTTTTCTCTGGACTTTGGCGTTATGCCAGTATAGATGACTTATGGAGAATCATCAAAGCAAACTTCTTTTCTACCGCTGTATTTATCTTAGGGGTCGTTTTTATTTATAATATTGTGGGTTACCCGCGTTCAATATTTTTTCTGGATGGGATTTTATGCATAGCTTTTATTGGAGGGTTGCGTTTTGTAACGCGTTTATTTATAGAGATATTTAAACCTGTATCAGCGAAGATAAACAAAAGGGTGATTATTGTTGGAGCAGGTGAAGCGGGAGTTATGGTATTAAGGGAATGTCGCAATAATCCCGCTATGAATATGGAAATTGTAGGCTTTATAGATGATAATCCTACGAAAAAGAATTTACGAATTCAAGGGATAAAAATTTTAGGCACAAAACATGATATCCCAGCTATCGTTAACAAGTATGGAGTTGAAGAAATCATTTTAGCTATTCCTTCGGCTAAAGGGAAGATTATTAGAGAAATTATCTCTCATTGTCAGATACCGAACGTTAAGCTTAAAATTGTTCCTGGGTTGCAGAAAATTTTAAGTGGAGATTTAGAAGTAAGACCCAGAGGGGTAAAGCCGGAAGACCTTTTAGGTAGAGAAACAGTTGAGATAGATGCACAAGAGATAAGTCATTATATTAGGAATAAACGTATCTTGGTTACAGGTGCAGGTGGTTCAATTGGTTCGGCACTTTGTCAACAGATAGCTCTTTTTTCCCCAAAAGAACTTATGTTTTATGACCATAATGAAAATAACGTTTATTTCTTAGAGGTTGAATTTAAGACAAAATATCCACAAGTTAAATTCACAACAATTATTGGAGATATAAAAGATATCGGTCTATTAAAGCATACATTTTCCCGTTATAAACCTCATGTGATATTTCATTCTGCAGCGCATAAACACGTTCCTTTGATGGAGGAAAATCCTGCAGCAGCGGTAAAAAACAACATTATTGGAACTCGCAATCTTATCTATGCAGCCAATCACTATGGGGTGGAAAGATTTGTTTTGATTTCCACAGATAAAGCCGTAAATCCCAAAAGTATTATGGGTGCAACTAAAAGAATTAGTGAAATGATATTACAGGCTAAGGCTAAGGATAGTAAGACAAGATTTATGGCGGTTCGTTTTGGGAATGTGCTTGGCTCCGACGGTAGCGTTATTCCACTTTTTAAGAAACAGATTGAGGAAAGGGGGCCTGTAACAGTAACCCATCCTGAAGCCAAAAGATATTTTATGAGTGCAAGTGAAGCTGCTCAACTTGTCCTTCAGGCAGGGGCAATAGGAAAAAAAGGGGAAATTTTTATTTTAGATATGGGTGAGCAGATAAAGATACTGGATTTAGCACGTAATCTAATAACCCTTTCGGGACTTAAGTTAGATAAAGATATCTTTATTAAATTTATCGGATTAAGACCGGGAGAAAAGTTGTATGAAGAAACGTTGCACGATGTAGAGAAAGATAAAACTACTAAGTATGAGAAAATCTACATCGCCCAGGCAAATGAGTTCGAATCACGTATACTAAGGAACCAGGTTAAGGAACTAGAAAGGTTAGCACATATGATGGATACGAAGAGAATTCTGAATAAAATACACGAAATAGTACCTTCTTATGTGCCAGACCAGGAAAATAAAAATTGA
- a CDS encoding class I SAM-dependent methyltransferase, whose product MGRVDFSTVTEVTGYKVSREQIQRMYTRYRFASEFCEGKEVLEVACGSGQGLGYLAKKAKKVIGADIDENNLRFAREYYKDKENIELKILDAHKLPFDNNSFDLVILYEAIYYLANPEQFVKEAKRVLRKGGNLLICTANKDWSGFNPSPYSHKYFSAHELFGLLKQNNFGDIVLYGDYPVIAKTFKNRIISWIKRKAVALKIIPKTMEGKELLKRIFYGKLLPLPPEISGGMAEYTPPVSIPYDSPNFGYKVLYVVGYK is encoded by the coding sequence ATGGGACGAGTTGATTTTAGTACAGTAACAGAAGTAACAGGGTATAAAGTCAGCAGGGAACAGATACAACGAATGTATACACGTTACCGTTTTGCGTCTGAATTTTGTGAGGGAAAGGAAGTATTGGAGGTTGCTTGCGGCTCGGGGCAAGGGTTAGGGTACTTAGCAAAAAAAGCAAAAAAAGTTATAGGCGCTGATATTGATGAGAATAACTTAAGATTTGCACGGGAATATTACAAAGACAAAGAGAATATTGAGTTAAAAATCCTGGACGCGCATAAACTGCCGTTCGATAATAATAGTTTTGATTTAGTGATATTGTATGAAGCTATTTATTATCTTGCAAATCCAGAGCAATTCGTTAAAGAAGCAAAAAGGGTTTTAAGAAAAGGGGGCAATCTTCTTATTTGTACGGCTAACAAAGACTGGTCGGGTTTTAATCCCAGTCCTTATAGTCATAAATATTTCTCTGCGCACGAGTTATTCGGCTTGCTAAAGCAGAATAATTTTGGTGACATAGTCCTTTATGGAGACTATCCTGTAATAGCTAAAACATTTAAAAATAGAATTATTTCTTGGATTAAGAGGAAAGCAGTTGCTTTAAAGATAATTCCGAAAACAATGGAAGGCAAAGAACTGTTGAAAAGAATTTTCTACGGAAAGTTGCTACCCTTGCCGCCGGAAATATCTGGTGGAATGGCAGAATATACCCCTCCTGTTTCTATACCTTATGATTCTCCTAATTTTGGATATAAGGTTTTGTATGTTGTGGGTTATAAATGA
- a CDS encoding DegT/DnrJ/EryC1/StrS family aminotransferase yields MRPYKVRFVNYPRQYRQMKREFDVVFEEVMSGGDFILRRHLEEFEKRIAEYVGTKYAIGVNTGTDALYLSAHVLGFGPGDEVITVAHTFVATVGAIVQCGAIPILIDIKDDFNMDVDQIESAITRRTKGIIPVHLNGHSCNMVKIIELAKEYNLKVIEDAAQALGAKFKDKRCASFGDTGIFSFYPAKMLGAAGDGGMVCTNDDRLARKLRAFRDSGRVDSAEVIECFGWCSRLDNLHAAMLNMKFDYFDKWIERRREIAKLYDVGLTDVGDIIIHPCSNNDYFDVYQNYVIRSGQRDRLAQYLRDSGVEVLISWPTPLHKQKALGLGHFKLPTTERISAEVISLPMYPQLTDEEVEIVIKTIRDFFRR; encoded by the coding sequence ATGCGGCCATATAAGGTAAGATTTGTAAACTATCCCAGACAATACCGACAAATGAAAAGAGAGTTTGATGTCGTCTTTGAAGAGGTAATGTCGGGCGGAGATTTCATACTCAGAAGGCATTTAGAGGAATTTGAAAAAAGAATAGCCGAATATGTAGGAACCAAATATGCTATCGGGGTGAATACGGGTACGGATGCGTTATACCTCTCTGCTCATGTCTTAGGTTTTGGACCGGGTGATGAAGTAATCACTGTTGCCCATACCTTTGTAGCTACTGTGGGTGCGATTGTCCAATGCGGGGCTATACCTATTTTGATTGATATTAAGGATGACTTTAATATGGATGTGGATCAAATAGAATCTGCCATCACAAGGCGTACGAAAGGCATTATCCCGGTTCACCTCAATGGTCATAGCTGTAATATGGTGAAAATTATAGAATTGGCAAAGGAATACAACCTTAAAGTAATCGAAGATGCAGCACAGGCGTTAGGTGCGAAATTTAAGGATAAGAGGTGTGCTTCATTTGGTGATACAGGCATATTCAGTTTCTACCCGGCAAAGATGTTGGGTGCTGCGGGGGATGGTGGGATGGTCTGTACTAATGATGATAGACTGGCAAGAAAACTCCGGGCGTTCAGAGACAGTGGGAGGGTTGACTCTGCAGAAGTGATTGAGTGTTTTGGCTGGTGCAGCAGGCTTGATAATTTGCACGCTGCAATGCTTAATATGAAGTTCGACTACTTTGATAAGTGGATAGAACGACGCAGAGAGATAGCTAAGTTATACGATGTTGGACTTACGGACGTGGGGGATATAATTATTCATCCTTGTTCAAATAATGATTATTTTGATGTATATCAAAATTATGTAATTAGGTCTGGGCAACGTGATCGTTTAGCTCAGTATCTTAGGGATTCAGGTGTTGAAGTGTTGATATCCTGGCCAACGCCGTTACATAAACAGAAGGCTTTAGGGCTTGGACATTTTAAACTCCCAACGACGGAACGGATCAGCGCGGAGGTTATTTCTTTACCGATGTATCCCCAGCTCACAGATGAAGAAGTTGAAATCGTAATCAAAACGATTAGGGATTTCTTTAGAAGGTAA